The following proteins come from a genomic window of Streptomyces sp. GS7:
- a CDS encoding FAD-dependent monooxygenase has product MDPVIVVGAGPVGLSVALALTRLGVPVVVLDETGGQDDTRPARTAVLRPDTAAFVGRLGCVATLESAGTRWSAWRTMRRRRLLERVAFAPSGAAGASGAAAPAAAASPVHLPQHALTRALRAALADEPLAEVATDSRLAGIEQDEHGVTAHTRDPDGTSWRGSYLVGCDGPRSTVRKLLDIRFPGRTAVERYAVAALRTELPWPGEALLHRSPARHGGGPVAEVSARPLAGGVWRLDWLLPPGRELVTPDALVARIRDSLAGWTADSAAEPGDDGAGGYARGQGPLVPPYELLDTGVHTVHHRLARTWRQGRAFLAGDAAHLLGALGTQGLDEGLRDAENLAWKLGLAWHHGASETLLDSYQAERRGAVAARLRAADSALPLLRDGGAVRWRTVLPGAARGRSTLLTDGHLGRGPLGAAPTYARTPLAPAAGLPGETAVDTVPGGPVADVVVTASDGSVVPLRERLGQGLLVVLVAPGTGVWDRRHWQSAGLMPRLTSAVGALPMRAEILVTEAYPGATAHTVLVVRPDGHLVTALSGVRPGGLSACADAVRGGAYGREAGERAETSGARGAGETAGAGGAGGADGPGGAPGNGSGGTAEGAADGASGDTAGTSPVDPPGSTVLHSESD; this is encoded by the coding sequence GTGGACCCGGTGATCGTCGTCGGGGCCGGTCCGGTCGGCCTCTCGGTCGCGCTCGCGCTCACCCGGCTCGGCGTCCCGGTCGTGGTCCTCGACGAGACCGGCGGCCAGGACGACACCCGGCCCGCCCGCACCGCGGTGCTGCGCCCGGACACCGCGGCGTTCGTCGGCCGGCTCGGCTGCGTCGCCACCCTGGAGAGCGCCGGCACCCGCTGGTCGGCCTGGCGCACCATGCGCCGCCGCCGGCTGCTGGAACGTGTCGCCTTCGCCCCGTCCGGCGCCGCCGGTGCATCCGGTGCCGCGGCCCCGGCGGCCGCCGCGTCCCCGGTCCACCTCCCCCAGCACGCGCTGACCCGCGCGCTGCGCGCCGCGCTGGCCGATGAGCCGCTCGCCGAGGTCGCCACCGACAGCCGGCTGGCCGGCATCGAGCAGGACGAGCACGGCGTCACCGCGCACACCCGCGACCCCGACGGGACGTCGTGGCGCGGGAGTTACCTGGTCGGCTGCGACGGCCCGCGGTCCACCGTCCGCAAGCTGCTGGACATCCGCTTCCCGGGCCGGACGGCCGTCGAGCGGTACGCGGTGGCCGCGCTGCGCACCGAACTCCCCTGGCCCGGCGAGGCCCTGCTGCACCGCTCACCGGCCCGGCACGGCGGCGGCCCGGTCGCCGAGGTCTCCGCCCGCCCACTGGCCGGCGGCGTCTGGCGGCTGGACTGGCTGCTGCCACCGGGACGCGAACTGGTCACGCCGGACGCCCTGGTGGCGCGGATCCGCGACTCGCTGGCCGGCTGGACGGCGGACTCGGCGGCGGAGCCCGGCGACGACGGCGCCGGCGGGTACGCGCGCGGCCAGGGCCCGCTCGTCCCGCCGTACGAACTCCTCGACACCGGCGTGCACACCGTCCACCACCGGCTGGCGCGGACCTGGCGGCAGGGCCGCGCCTTCCTCGCCGGGGACGCCGCCCATCTGCTGGGCGCGCTCGGCACCCAGGGCCTGGACGAGGGGTTGCGGGACGCCGAGAACCTCGCCTGGAAGCTGGGCCTGGCCTGGCACCACGGCGCCTCCGAGACGCTGCTGGACAGCTACCAGGCCGAGCGCCGGGGCGCGGTAGCGGCCCGGCTGCGGGCCGCGGACTCGGCGCTGCCGCTGCTGCGGGACGGCGGCGCGGTCCGCTGGCGGACCGTTCTGCCGGGCGCGGCCCGGGGCCGCAGCACCCTGCTGACCGACGGCCATCTGGGCCGCGGACCGCTGGGCGCCGCGCCCACGTACGCCCGTACGCCGCTGGCACCGGCTGCCGGGCTGCCCGGTGAGACGGCGGTCGACACGGTTCCCGGCGGGCCGGTCGCGGATGTGGTGGTGACCGCCTCCGACGGGTCGGTGGTGCCGCTGCGCGAGCGCCTCGGGCAGGGGCTGCTGGTGGTGCTGGTGGCGCCCGGTACCGGAGTCTGGGACCGGCGGCACTGGCAGTCGGCGGGGCTGATGCCCCGGCTGACCAGCGCCGTCGGCGCGCTGCCGATGCGCGCCGAGATCCTGGTCACCGAGGCGTATCCGGGCGCCACCGCGCACACCGTGCTGGTCGTCCGACCCGACGGCCATCTGGTCACGGCGCTGTCCGGGGTCCGACCGGGCGGGCTGTCCGCCTGTGCGGACGCGGTCCGCGGCGGGGCGTACGGACGGGAGGCCGGGGAGCGCGCGGAGACCTCCGGCGCGCGGGGGGCCGGGGAGACCGCCGGAGCCGGTGGCGCCGGTGGAGCGGACGGGCCGGGCGGCGCCCCGGGGAACGGCTCCGGGGGCACGGCCGAGGGAGCCGCGGACGGCGCCTCCGGCGACACCGCGGGCACGTCCCCTGTTGACCCTCCGGGAAGCACCGTGCTTCACTCCGAGAGTGACTGA
- a CDS encoding putative leader peptide, with protein sequence MTDHSSRFWRRVHLDLVRYAGCMCRPSC encoded by the coding sequence GTGACTGATCACAGCTCGCGATTCTGGCGGAGGGTCCATCTGGACCTGGTCCGCTATGCGGGCTGCATGTGTCGTCCGTCCTGTTGA
- a CDS encoding cysteine dioxygenase gives MPDLQTSARPRAAAQGGGPSASELLDFAHRTAADTALVTSLPLDPEGRTWIRLDGPGGSEAWLIGWPPGTGTGWHDHGGSRGAFATAAGVLTEQSLAVQLPTDGWKTLELADGVDRERTLRDGRGRAFGPHHVHQVLNTSADTHAVSVHAYYPPLPLMRRYSRTGPVLRLEEVERPEEWA, from the coding sequence GTGCCCGACCTACAGACTTCCGCGCGCCCGCGTGCCGCCGCCCAGGGCGGTGGCCCCAGCGCCTCCGAACTCCTCGACTTCGCCCACCGCACCGCCGCCGACACCGCGCTCGTCACCTCACTGCCGCTCGACCCCGAAGGCCGTACCTGGATCCGGCTGGACGGACCGGGCGGCAGCGAGGCGTGGCTGATCGGCTGGCCGCCCGGGACCGGCACCGGCTGGCACGACCACGGCGGCTCCCGGGGCGCGTTCGCGACGGCGGCCGGCGTGCTGACGGAGCAGTCGCTCGCCGTCCAACTCCCCACCGACGGCTGGAAAACGCTGGAACTCGCCGACGGCGTCGACCGGGAGCGCACGCTCCGCGACGGCCGCGGTCGGGCGTTCGGCCCGCACCATGTCCATCAGGTGCTCAACACCTCCGCGGACACCCACGCGGTGTCCGTGCACGCCTACTACCCGCCGCTGCCACTGATGCGCCGCTACAGCCGGACCGGTCCGGTGCTGCGGCTGGAAGAGGTCGAGCGTCCGGAGGAGTGGGCATGA
- a CDS encoding rhodanese-like domain-containing protein, with protein sequence MSAVDELLARARRTLTRVGPREAAALQDTGGLLVDIRYAQLRERDGTIPGALVVERNELEWRLDPTGEHRAPEATHRDLPVVVICNEGYASSLAAVSLRELGLHRATDLIGGFQAWREAGLPVER encoded by the coding sequence ATGAGCGCGGTCGACGAGTTGCTGGCACGGGCGCGGCGGACGCTGACTCGGGTCGGTCCGCGTGAGGCCGCCGCGCTCCAGGACACCGGGGGGCTGCTCGTGGACATCCGCTATGCGCAGCTGCGGGAGCGGGACGGCACCATTCCCGGTGCGCTGGTCGTCGAGCGCAACGAGCTGGAATGGCGACTCGACCCGACGGGCGAGCACCGTGCCCCCGAGGCGACCCATCGCGATCTGCCCGTCGTGGTGATCTGCAACGAGGGCTACGCCTCCAGCCTCGCCGCGGTCTCCCTGCGCGAGTTGGGCCTGCACCGCGCGACGGATCTGATCGGCGGCTTCCAGGCGTGGCGAGAGGCGGGCCTGCCGGTGGAGCGGTGA
- the recX gene encoding recombination regulator RecX: MTRRTDWPSSEDSFRSAAGDPEDRNGRAGRATRRRGAAHEAGAAREDGAAGRDGGGSLSSRAESGPPRTPEEQARAICLRLLTGSPRTRKQLGDALRERGIPEEAAEEVLSRFEEVGLIDDAAFAGAWVESRHHGRGLARRALARELRTKGVDSAVIDEAVGRLAPDQEESTARELVDRKLRATRGLDREKRLRRLAGMLARKGYSEGLALRVVRRALEEEGEDPELLEQHIPED; the protein is encoded by the coding sequence ATGACACGGCGAACGGACTGGCCGAGCAGCGAGGACTCCTTCCGCAGCGCTGCCGGCGACCCCGAGGACCGTAACGGCCGGGCGGGCCGCGCCACTCGCCGGCGTGGTGCCGCCCATGAGGCCGGCGCCGCCCGCGAGGACGGCGCGGCCGGAAGGGACGGCGGTGGTTCCCTCTCGTCGAGGGCCGAGTCGGGACCGCCGCGTACGCCCGAGGAGCAGGCGCGGGCGATCTGCCTGCGCCTGCTCACCGGGAGCCCGCGTACCCGAAAGCAGCTCGGGGACGCCCTGCGGGAGCGGGGCATCCCCGAGGAGGCCGCGGAGGAGGTGCTGTCCCGCTTCGAGGAGGTCGGGCTGATCGACGACGCGGCGTTCGCCGGCGCCTGGGTGGAATCCCGGCACCACGGCCGCGGCCTGGCCCGCCGTGCGCTGGCCCGCGAGCTGCGCACCAAGGGCGTGGACTCCGCCGTGATCGACGAGGCCGTCGGCCGTCTCGCCCCGGACCAGGAGGAGTCCACCGCCCGCGAGTTGGTGGACCGCAAGCTGCGGGCCACCCGCGGCCTGGACCGCGAGAAGCGGCTGCGCCGGCTGGCCGGCATGCTGGCGCGCAAGGGCTATTCCGAGGGCCTCGCCCTCCGCGTCGTACGCCGGGCGCTGGAGGAGGAGGGCGAGGACCCCGAACTGCTGGAGCAGCACATACCGGAGGACTGA
- the recA gene encoding recombinase RecA encodes MAGTDREKALDAALAQIERQFGKGAVMRMGERPNEPIEVIPTGSTALDVALGVGGIPRGRVVEVYGPESSGKTTLTLHAVANAQKAGGSVAFIDAEHALDPEYARKLGVDTDALILSQPDNGEQALEITDMLVRSGALDLIVIDSVAALVPRAEIEGEMGDSHVGLQARLMSQALRKITSALNQSKTTAIFINQLREKIGVMFGSPETTTGGRALKFYASVRIDIRRIETLKDGTEAVGNRTRCKVVKNKVAPPFKQAEFDILYGQGISREGGLIDMGVEHGFIRKSGAWYTYEGDQLGQGKENARNFLKDNPDLANEIEKKIKEKLGIGVKPEDVAAEPGADAAGAAEAPAKAAPAAAPKAAKGTKAAAAKS; translated from the coding sequence ATGGCAGGCACCGACCGCGAGAAGGCGCTGGACGCCGCGCTCGCACAGATTGAACGGCAATTCGGCAAGGGCGCCGTGATGCGCATGGGGGAGCGGCCCAACGAACCCATCGAGGTCATCCCCACCGGATCGACCGCCCTCGACGTCGCGCTCGGCGTCGGCGGCATCCCGCGCGGCCGGGTCGTCGAGGTCTACGGCCCGGAGTCCTCCGGTAAGACGACCCTGACCCTGCACGCCGTGGCGAACGCCCAGAAGGCCGGCGGCTCCGTCGCGTTCATCGACGCCGAGCACGCCCTCGACCCCGAGTACGCCAGGAAGCTCGGCGTGGACACCGACGCCCTGATCCTCTCCCAGCCGGACAACGGCGAGCAGGCCCTGGAGATCACGGACATGCTGGTCCGCTCCGGTGCGCTCGACCTGATCGTGATCGACTCCGTCGCCGCCCTGGTGCCGCGGGCCGAGATCGAGGGTGAGATGGGCGACTCGCACGTCGGCCTCCAGGCCCGGCTGATGAGCCAGGCGCTGCGCAAGATCACCAGCGCGCTCAACCAGTCCAAGACCACCGCCATCTTCATCAATCAGCTCCGCGAGAAGATCGGCGTGATGTTCGGCTCGCCGGAGACCACGACCGGTGGCCGCGCGCTGAAGTTCTACGCCTCGGTCCGGATCGACATCCGCCGGATCGAGACCCTGAAGGACGGCACCGAGGCGGTCGGCAACCGCACCCGCTGCAAGGTCGTCAAGAACAAGGTCGCGCCGCCCTTCAAGCAGGCCGAGTTCGACATCCTCTACGGCCAGGGCATCAGCCGCGAGGGCGGTCTGATCGACATGGGCGTCGAGCACGGCTTTATCCGCAAGTCCGGCGCCTGGTACACCTACGAGGGCGACCAGCTCGGCCAGGGCAAGGAGAACGCCCGCAACTTCCTCAAGGACAACCCGGACCTGGCCAACGAGATCGAGAAGAAGATCAAGGAGAAGCTGGGCATCGGCGTGAAGCCGGAGGACGTGGCGGCGGAGCCCGGCGCGGACGCGGCGGGCGCGGCGGAGGCGCCGGCCAAGGCCGCTCCGGCTGCGGCCCCCAAGGCCGCCAAGGGCACCAAGGCCGCGGCGGCCAAGAGCTAG
- a CDS encoding DUF3046 domain-containing protein, translated as MRLTVFWQRMADHFGAGYADSFARDHVMSELGGRTVHEALDAGWSAKEVWRAVCVAVDVPSDKQ; from the coding sequence ATGCGGTTGACGGTGTTCTGGCAGCGGATGGCGGACCACTTCGGCGCGGGCTACGCCGACTCGTTCGCGCGCGATCACGTGATGTCCGAGCTCGGCGGCCGTACCGTCCATGAGGCGCTGGACGCGGGTTGGAGCGCCAAAGAGGTCTGGCGGGCGGTCTGCGTCGCGGTGGACGTGCCGTCCGACAAGCAATGA
- a CDS encoding NRAMP family divalent metal transporter, with protein MTHTTLNGSSAATASRTAVLDDAHVGDIRGALGTIKLDDTAPRTGLSAKLKTLLAIVGPGLIVMVGDNDAGAFATYGQAGQNYSTHLLWTLLLLIPVLYVNQEMVLRLGAVTGVGHARLILERFGKFWGAFSVIDLFLLNALTLVTEFIGITLAAGYLGLPKAGSVILAAVVIVSAAFTGSFRRFERVAIFLCAGSLLLIPLYFMIHPKTSQMAHDFVVPTMPGGSGQLATVMLLIIGIVGTTVAPWQLFFQQSYVIDKRITPRFMRYEKADLWIGIAIVVIGAAAIMGFTATAFTATKGFGNFTDAAGIATGLEAHAGKLAGILFAIALLDASIIGAFAVSLSTAYAIGDVFGIKHSLHRGIKGAKGFYAIYAGVVAVAATIVLIPGSPLGLLTEGVQTLAGVLLPSATVFLLLLCNDRTVLGPWTNGPKTNAFTATVVGVLVTLSIILTASVLFPDISATAILDIMAACGIAGVLVAGYAFTRRRTGTKEDPIDRTGRDSWRMPPLETLSRPVMSSARRIGMGALRTYLLIAMVLVVVKIVQVALAQ; from the coding sequence ATGACCCACACCACACTCAACGGCAGCTCCGCGGCCACCGCGTCGCGCACCGCCGTTCTCGATGACGCGCACGTAGGCGACATCCGCGGTGCACTGGGCACCATCAAGCTCGACGACACCGCACCCCGCACCGGCCTGTCAGCCAAGCTCAAGACCCTCCTGGCCATCGTCGGCCCCGGCCTGATCGTCATGGTCGGCGACAACGACGCCGGCGCCTTCGCCACCTACGGCCAAGCCGGCCAGAACTACAGCACCCACCTGCTGTGGACCCTCCTCCTGCTCATCCCCGTCCTCTACGTCAACCAGGAAATGGTCCTGCGCCTCGGCGCCGTCACCGGCGTCGGCCACGCCCGCCTCATCCTCGAACGCTTCGGCAAATTCTGGGGCGCCTTCTCCGTCATCGACCTCTTCCTCCTCAACGCCCTCACCCTGGTCACCGAGTTCATCGGCATCACCCTCGCCGCCGGCTACCTGGGGCTGCCCAAGGCCGGTTCGGTGATCCTGGCCGCCGTGGTCATCGTCTCCGCCGCCTTCACCGGCTCCTTCCGCCGGTTCGAGCGCGTGGCCATCTTCCTGTGCGCGGGTTCACTGCTGCTCATCCCGCTGTACTTCATGATCCACCCCAAGACCTCGCAGATGGCCCACGACTTCGTCGTACCCACCATGCCCGGCGGATCGGGTCAGCTGGCCACCGTCATGCTGCTGATCATCGGCATCGTCGGCACCACCGTCGCCCCCTGGCAGCTGTTCTTCCAGCAGTCCTACGTCATCGACAAGCGCATCACCCCCCGCTTCATGCGCTACGAGAAGGCCGACCTGTGGATCGGCATCGCCATCGTCGTCATCGGCGCCGCCGCCATCATGGGCTTCACCGCCACCGCCTTCACCGCAACCAAAGGCTTCGGCAACTTCACCGACGCGGCAGGCATCGCCACCGGCCTCGAAGCCCACGCCGGCAAACTCGCCGGCATCCTCTTCGCCATCGCCCTCCTCGACGCCTCCATCATCGGCGCCTTCGCCGTCTCCCTCTCCACCGCCTACGCCATCGGCGACGTCTTCGGCATCAAGCACTCCCTCCACCGCGGCATCAAAGGCGCCAAGGGCTTCTACGCCATCTACGCCGGAGTGGTGGCCGTCGCCGCCACCATCGTCCTGATCCCCGGCTCCCCCCTCGGCCTGCTCACCGAAGGCGTCCAGACCCTCGCCGGCGTCCTCCTCCCCTCCGCCACCGTCTTCCTCCTCCTGCTCTGCAACGACCGCACCGTCCTCGGCCCCTGGACCAACGGCCCCAAAACCAACGCCTTCACCGCCACCGTCGTCGGCGTCCTGGTCACCCTCTCGATCATCCTGACCGCCTCCGTCCTCTTCCCGGACATCAGCGCCACCGCGATCCTCGACATCATGGCCGCCTGCGGCATCGCCGGGGTGCTGGTCGCCGGGTACGCGTTCACCAGGCGCCGTACGGGCACCAAGGAGGACCCCATCGACCGTACGGGCCGGGACAGTTGGCGGATGCCGCCGCTGGAGACGCTGAGCAGGCCGGTGATGTCCTCCGCCCGCAGGATCGGTATGGGTGCCCTGCGGACGTATCTGCTCATCGCGATGGTCCTGGTCGTCGTCAAGATCGTTCAGGTTGCGCTCGCGCAGTGA
- a CDS encoding winged helix-turn-helix domain-containing protein, with product MPVRYPRAIALRTLCPQPPAAPRAGGGLTVDRDLRTASVDGRPLKLTYLEFELLAHLAAHPRQVHSRRQLMVQVWRQPAVGDIRTVDVHIARLRRKLGPAYRAAIATVRQVGYLYDPARVS from the coding sequence ATGCCCGTGCGCTACCCCAGGGCCATCGCACTCCGCACCCTCTGCCCCCAGCCCCCTGCCGCGCCCCGGGCCGGGGGCGGTCTGACGGTCGACCGCGACCTGCGGACCGCCTCGGTCGACGGGCGGCCCCTCAAGCTGACGTATCTGGAGTTCGAGCTCCTGGCCCACCTGGCCGCGCATCCCCGGCAGGTGCACAGCCGCCGGCAGCTGATGGTGCAGGTGTGGCGACAGCCGGCGGTCGGCGACATACGGACCGTGGACGTCCATATCGCCCGGTTGCGGCGGAAGCTGGGCCCGGCATACCGCGCGGCCATTGCCACCGTGCGCCAGGTCGGGTATCTCTACGATCCTGCACGGGTTTCTTGA
- a CDS encoding DUF6542 domain-containing protein, with product MALVLAVAGALVDTAIGSRPGWVFAIAAAIGAALAAKACTRPGAWWLISAPPLVVALITVTCEQVAGTTTAQGKGLTTAAVRWAVDGFPAMAAAEVALIVVLVVRLVGTRRRSGRNGSRRSSGA from the coding sequence GTGGCGCTGGTGCTGGCGGTCGCGGGTGCACTGGTTGACACGGCGATCGGCTCGCGGCCGGGATGGGTGTTCGCCATCGCCGCGGCGATCGGGGCGGCCCTGGCGGCGAAGGCGTGCACGCGCCCGGGCGCCTGGTGGCTGATATCCGCTCCCCCGCTGGTGGTGGCGTTGATCACAGTGACCTGCGAGCAGGTCGCGGGGACCACCACCGCGCAGGGCAAGGGACTGACAACCGCCGCGGTGCGCTGGGCCGTGGACGGCTTCCCCGCCATGGCGGCGGCGGAGGTCGCACTGATCGTCGTGCTGGTGGTACGGCTCGTCGGGACCAGGCGGCGAAGCGGGCGGAACGGGAGCAGGAGGAGCAGCGGTGCGTGA
- a CDS encoding LCP family protein: MRDEQNPYGRSPYGSSPYGQEPEERGGTGGRAARRQSAGGAARRGPRRSPLVVVGRTALALSSGLILLASGVSWAAYNWVSSGLNTSDALSAIGGKNAPKHLDNSVNLLLIGLDSRKDMNGNDLPREFVKDQLHAGSSDIGYYNTNTLILMHIPADGGKVTAFSVPRDDYVQTFNGDGSSQGHFKIKEAYGNAYTVAHDKLSAQGVKGADLEGKSREAGREATLATVQNFLQVPIDHFAEVNLLGFYDIAKVLQPIEVCLKHPVKDHYSGADFPAGHQQLNPKQALAFVRQRHGLDGGDLDRTHRQQAFISSVTHKLKSEGVFGDLGKLQGLFDVVKKDLVIDSKFDVLDFAQQATNLTGGNVEFHTLPIAGFGTRNRESVNLVDVPKIQAIVQSMIGGKSGSSGGSDGAKPSPSAKAAAGTVDVLNGSGKTGGAAEELKALTDMGYTAGKAINFAPRQKTAVVYGAGAQEAGQQIASKLGTGSAVSSSAVPAGHVHVVLGKDYTGPPSTGSDSSSGGSGSSDDSKDSGGAASQVPSNAFAGESVKEGGIPCVN, translated from the coding sequence GTGCGTGACGAGCAGAATCCGTACGGGCGGAGTCCGTACGGGTCGAGCCCCTACGGGCAGGAGCCCGAGGAGCGCGGCGGAACGGGCGGGCGGGCCGCCCGGCGCCAGTCGGCCGGCGGTGCGGCGCGCCGCGGACCGCGGCGCTCGCCGCTGGTCGTCGTGGGACGGACCGCGCTCGCGCTCTCCTCGGGGCTCATCCTGCTGGCGAGCGGGGTGTCCTGGGCGGCGTACAACTGGGTGAGCAGCGGGCTGAACACCTCCGACGCGCTCAGCGCCATCGGCGGCAAGAACGCACCCAAGCACCTGGACAACTCGGTCAACCTGCTGCTGATCGGCCTGGATTCCCGCAAGGACATGAACGGCAACGACCTGCCGCGGGAGTTCGTCAAGGACCAGCTGCACGCCGGCTCCAGCGACATCGGGTACTACAACACCAACACCCTGATCCTGATGCACATTCCCGCGGACGGCGGGAAGGTCACCGCGTTCTCCGTTCCGCGTGACGACTATGTGCAGACGTTCAACGGCGACGGCAGCTCCCAGGGGCACTTCAAGATCAAGGAGGCGTACGGCAACGCCTACACGGTCGCCCACGACAAGCTCTCCGCGCAGGGTGTGAAGGGCGCCGACCTGGAGGGCAAGAGCCGGGAGGCCGGCCGGGAGGCGACGCTGGCGACCGTCCAGAACTTCCTCCAGGTGCCGATCGACCACTTCGCCGAGGTCAACCTGCTCGGCTTCTACGACATCGCCAAGGTGCTCCAGCCGATCGAGGTGTGCCTCAAGCACCCGGTCAAGGACCACTACTCCGGCGCCGACTTCCCCGCGGGCCACCAGCAGCTCAACCCCAAGCAGGCGCTCGCGTTCGTACGGCAGCGGCACGGCCTCGACGGCGGCGACCTGGACCGTACCCACCGCCAGCAGGCGTTCATCTCGTCGGTGACCCACAAGCTGAAGAGCGAGGGGGTGTTCGGCGACCTGGGCAAGCTCCAGGGGCTGTTCGACGTGGTGAAGAAGGACCTGGTCATCGACAGCAAGTTCGACGTCCTGGACTTCGCGCAGCAGGCCACCAACCTCACGGGCGGGAACGTCGAGTTCCACACCCTGCCCATCGCCGGCTTCGGCACCCGCAACCGCGAGTCCGTCAACCTCGTCGACGTCCCGAAGATCCAGGCCATCGTGCAGTCGATGATCGGCGGCAAGTCCGGGTCCTCGGGCGGCTCGGACGGCGCCAAGCCGTCCCCGTCGGCGAAGGCCGCGGCGGGCACCGTCGACGTCCTCAACGGTTCCGGCAAGACCGGCGGCGCGGCCGAGGAGCTCAAGGCGCTGACCGACATGGGCTACACGGCGGGCAAGGCGATCAACTTCGCGCCCCGGCAGAAGACCGCCGTGGTCTACGGCGCGGGCGCCCAGGAGGCCGGGCAGCAGATCGCCTCGAAGCTGGGCACGGGCTCGGCCGTCTCCTCGTCGGCCGTCCCCGCCGGACACGTCCATGTCGTCCTCGGCAAGGACTACACCGGACCGCCCTCGACCGGCTCGGACAGCTCCTCCGGGGGCTCCGGGAGCTCCGACGACAGCAAGGACTCGGGCGGCGCGGCGTCCCAGGTCCCGTCGAATGCCTTCGCGGGCGAATCCGTCAAGGAGGGCGGCATCCCCTGCGTCAACTGA
- a CDS encoding ArsR/SmtB family transcription factor gives MFGLLASPPRLRIVWALAQGESDVSGLAERVGGALPAVSQHLSKLKLAGLVRSRREGRRVVYLVDDPDAVAVVRLLFRQLAARPGQESPARLRHIGA, from the coding sequence ATGTTCGGGCTGCTGGCCTCTCCCCCGCGCCTGCGCATCGTCTGGGCACTGGCCCAGGGCGAGAGCGACGTCAGCGGGCTCGCCGAGCGGGTCGGCGGCGCCCTGCCGGCGGTGAGCCAGCACCTGTCCAAGCTGAAACTGGCCGGACTGGTGCGCTCGCGCCGCGAGGGCCGGCGCGTGGTCTACCTCGTCGACGACCCCGACGCGGTGGCGGTGGTGCGGCTCCTGTTCCGGCAGCTGGCCGCCCGCCCGGGGCAGGAATCGCCGGCCCGTCTGCGGCACATCGGCGCCTGA
- a CDS encoding sec-independent translocase, with protein MFFGMSTPDLLVIGLIAVLLFGPDKLPEFIRSATGFLRKVREYSESAKQEVRSELGPEFKDFEFEDLHPKNFVRKQLLQGDDLGLGELRDALDLQREPAAAERGARDTGAAPVGADLKKGDGADAPRGERPPFDADAT; from the coding sequence ATGTTCTTCGGTATGAGCACCCCCGATCTACTGGTGATCGGTCTGATCGCGGTGCTGCTCTTCGGCCCGGACAAACTGCCGGAGTTCATCCGGAGCGCCACCGGATTCCTGCGCAAGGTACGGGAGTACTCGGAGAGCGCGAAACAGGAAGTGCGCTCCGAACTCGGCCCGGAATTCAAGGACTTCGAGTTCGAGGACCTGCACCCCAAGAACTTCGTCCGCAAGCAGCTGCTCCAGGGCGACGACCTCGGGCTCGGCGAACTCCGCGACGCCCTCGACCTGCAGCGGGAGCCGGCCGCGGCGGAGCGCGGTGCGCGCGACACCGGTGCCGCCCCGGTCGGGGCGGACCTCAAGAAGGGGGACGGCGCGGACGCGCCCCGCGGGGAACGCCCGCCCTTCGACGCCGACGCGACCTGA
- a CDS encoding TerD family protein yields the protein MGVTLSKGGNVSLSKEAPGLSAVTIGLGWAVRTTTGADYDLDASALLCAQSGKVVSDQHFVFFNNLSSPDGSVVHSGDNLTGGSHGDDEQIEINLGSVPAEVAKIVFPVSIYDAEQRGQSFGQVRNAFIRVVNHANGQEIARYDLTEDASTETAMVFGEVYRHGPEWKFRAIGQGYASGLRGIAQDFGVNVG from the coding sequence ATGGGTGTGACCCTGTCCAAGGGCGGCAATGTTTCGCTCAGCAAGGAGGCCCCGGGCCTCAGCGCCGTGACGATCGGCCTGGGCTGGGCCGTCCGCACCACCACGGGCGCGGACTACGACCTGGACGCCTCCGCACTGCTCTGCGCGCAGTCGGGCAAGGTCGTCTCCGACCAGCACTTCGTCTTCTTCAACAACCTCAGCAGCCCCGACGGTTCCGTGGTGCACTCCGGCGACAACCTCACCGGCGGCAGCCACGGCGACGACGAGCAGATCGAGATCAACCTCGGCTCGGTCCCGGCCGAGGTCGCCAAGATCGTCTTCCCGGTCTCCATCTACGACGCCGAACAGCGCGGCCAGAGCTTCGGCCAGGTCCGCAACGCCTTCATCCGGGTGGTCAACCACGCCAACGGCCAGGAGATAGCCCGCTACGACCTCACGGAGGACGCGTCGACGGAGACCGCCATGGTCTTCGGCGAGGTCTACCGCCACGGCCCGGAGTGGAAGTTCCGCGCCATCGGCCAGGGCTACGCCTCGGGCCTGCGCGGGATCGCCCAGGACTTCGGGGTGAACGTCGGCTGA